In Corynebacterium aquilae DSM 44791, the genomic stretch ACCAGCAGCGTCACCGTGCCCACAGGTGCGACCGCCACCTGCACCGTCACCAACACCAAAGTGCCCAAATTCCACGTCGAAAAACTCGCCACCCACCCAGCGGCCACCGACGAAGGCACCCCACCCAACCCCCACATCGGCGCCCCCGTCATCCTCAACGACGGGCGCGGCACCATCGAATACACCATCGTCGTCAGCAACGACGCCACCTTCGCCGGAAACTCCGGACCCATCACCGACCGCTTCGGCGTGCCCGCAGGCCTCGTGTGGGACAGCACCCGCCAAGCCACCGTCACCTTCAACGGTGAACACGGCTCCACCGCCACCGACCTGCTCACCCACCCCACCGAACAACAACTCGCCAGCGGCGCCACCATCGCCAGCTCCGTGCGCAACATCCCCGGCCTAAGCCCAGGCGCCACCAGCGGCGCAGCCAACAGCGCCAGCTTCACCATCGCCATTCCCATCGCCGCAGACGGCACCAAAAATGCCGGCGGCACCACCGCCTTTGAACAAGCGGAAAAAACCCTCGGGGAATGCACCTCCACCACCGTCGAAAACACCCCCGTCGCCGACGGCACCACCAACAACGGCGTCCTCAACCACGTCTACCTCCCCAACGAATACACCAACGACACTAAAACCCTGTGGAACAAAGACAACGTGGCCTGCGTACCCGTGCGCGAAAACAACATCCACGTCGTCAAGCAAGCCACCCACCACGACGGCACCTCCGGAGTACACGAAGGTGAAATGGTGTCCCTGAAAGCCCCCGCCCCCGGGCAAGATCCCGCCGGCGTGCTCGACTACACCATCATCGTCAGCAACGACGCCCCCTTCACCGCCACCACCGGGCCCCTCAGCGACACGTTCACCATGCCCCCGGGGCTGACCAGCAACGGGGACGCCACCATCACCCTCGAAGCCCCCACCGGGGTAACCGTCACCGGAGCCCCCACCACCGTCCCCATCAACCCCACCGGCGAAACCACAGTCAACCTCGCGGAAGCCATCAGCGGGCTTGCGGCGCGCGACGAAGACGGCCACCAAGTCACCTTCACCATCAGCATCCCGGTGAAAGCCACCGCTGATTTCTCCCGCCACGCCGACGACCTCAACTCCTGCGTGATGCGCAAACTCACCAGCGCCGACGGAAAAGAATCCCTCAACATCGTCAGCCCCGACTCCACCGACGGCGCCATCAACGCCACCACCCTCACCGGGGAAACCGGCGCCTACACCACCATCCCCGACGCGGTGGAAGGCGACAACAAAGCCTGCATCCCGGTCGAACTCCTCCTACCCAAATGGAATCTCAAAAAATACGCCGACAACAGCGGCGAGGCGAACAACGACGGCACCGAATTCACCGCCAACCCCGGCGTGAAAGGTGAAGAAAAAACCCTCACCTTCAACCCCAACACCGGCCGTTACGAAACACTCGTCTGGTTCAAAGTGACCCAAAGCAACGACGGCGATGGGGCAGGACCCGCCCCCGCCGTCACCGACACCATCACCCTGCCCGAAGGGATGCGCATCGACGCCGTCACCGCCGGCGAGAAGGTCCAAACCCTCACCCCACAGCCCCTCGCAGCGGACACCACCAACACCTTCACCTTCACCATCCCCGCCGGTGACACCCCAATCGACCCCGGACAAACCCGCACCTACCTCGTGCGCGTGGCAGCCTCCGTCGACGTCGCCACCGCCAACAGCATGAACTGGGGTAACGCCCTGGGAGAAACCTCCCGCAGCGCCGACGCCACCCTCGGGGCAGGCGAATGCCAAAACGAAGGCGCCGGCACCCCCGGCACCGGCATCTTCAACCAGGTCAGCGCCGACGGCGACGATGGCAGCGACGGCGATAACGACGCTTGCGTGCCCGTGCGGCCCAGCGCGAAAAGGATCCTCGTCGAAAAGACCGACGACACCGGCAAGACGCGCCTGACAGGCGCCCAATTCGCCCTCTACAAAGCCACCTTCGCCGATGGCGGCTGGGTGCCGGAAACCACCCCGCTGCTCGAAGCGCTGCCGGCACTCGATAGCCAGACCGCCCCCAGCGTGCTGCCCGGCTTCAACCCGGACACCGCCACCGAGGAAGACTTTAACGGCCGCTTCATTACCCCGCAGCTCGCAGTCGGGCAGGTCTACCTGCTCAAAGAAACCAAATCCCCGGCGATGGACGGCAAAACCTACTCCCTTTTGCCGGAACCAGTGATGTTCAAAGTGGAAAGCGACGGCAGCATCATCCCCGTCAACTCCCTCGGTGATGAATCCACCGACGGCGTCGAGAAACAAGACGGCACCTACGTGGTGGGCAACTCCTTCTACCTGGCCGCGGGCACCATCACCGTGCACGATCCGCGGGTAGGGGAGCTGCCGAAAGCCGGCGGTGTGGGCCACTGGACGCTGGCTGCGGGCGCCTGGCTGCTCATCGCGGCAAGCCTAGTCTCGCTCTACCGGGCCGGAAGTACCCGCCGACGCGCCCTCTAGCCACCAACCCAAAGGGCATTTGGGCAGCTCATAGGGCCTTAAACTCTCCTATCAAGAGGCGGAGTTTAAGGACCTTGGTGGGTCGGGTGGCAGCTGGGCTGTGTAGTTGCTGCGCAGATAGATAGCCCCCCTTGGGGTAGCGCAGGGGGTATTGGGGATGGATTTCACCCCCACACCACCAACTTATAATAAAAACATTTGTGACAGTTGCGATTGATAGGCTCTAAGCCCTATTGTTTGTCCTCATGACCAACCGCGCCCTCGGCAAAATTGCCGCTCTTCTTCTCGCAGCCACCGCATTCGTGGCCCCCGCCGCCACCGCCCACGCACAAGGCTCCAGCACCGCTGACGGCCTGCCCGCCGGCAACCAACAGTCTGGCAGCAACGCCGTCGACCTCATCGACAGCCTCGGCGCGCCCCAACAATTCGACGCCATCGTCCGCATCGGCAATTGCTCCGGCAGCATCATCGCCCTGCCCGACAGCAAAGACACCGACCCCGCCCTGATCCTGACCAACGGGCACTGCTACAACCTGAAAATGCGCGACGGCGATGTTGTCACCAACATGCCGGTGCGCGAAAAGGCCTACCTGTTCACCGGGCCCAACCCCCGCCGCGTGGGCACCCTGCCCGTCAACAAGGCCCTGTACGCCACCATGACCGACAGTGATATCGCCATCTACCGGGTGGGCATGAGCTACCGCGACATCTACCGCTACTACCGCACCGTGCCGCGCGTCTTAAGTGATGTTGCCCCCACCGTCGGCGATAACCTGCACGTGACCTCCGGGTACTGGAAGCGCACCTGGGACTGCACCTTCGACGGCATTGCCGATAAGGTTCAAGAATCCGGCTGGACCTGGGAGGGCGTGACCCGCATGGTGGGCCCCAGCTGTAAAACCCAGCCCGGTTCCTCCGGCTCCCCCGTGCTCAACGACGCCGGCAAGATCGTCGCCGTCAACAACGCGGGAAACTTCGACGGCGCGGCCTGCCGCAACAACAATGCCTGTGAAAACAACGACGGCAACATCACCGTCATCCCCGGCGCCCGCTACGCCACCCGCACCGACCAGGTGCCCGGCTGCTTTAGCGGCTCGGAAGTAAACATGGCCAAGCCCGAATGCACCCTGCCCGGTGGCGCCGCCTACTCCGGGCACGCGCTCCAGCTGAACTAAACCAGCTCGTGCCACACCCTATCTGGCACCACCTTTTCCACCCCACGCCCCACCGCCACCCGGTTGGGGCGTGGGGTGGCGCCGTTTAACCAGCCACACAACTTTGTTCGGCGCGACTCCCCGCGCCCGCGTGGAATACCCCTGCGAGATGAGTTTTCCGGTAGGTTTTTAGCCACCATGAACCCGCTAACTCAGGCCGTTTTGTCGCAGGCCACGAAACTTCTCACCCGCACCACCGCGGCCGCCCCGCAGGCGCTGGACAGCGCCAGCGAACTCGCCCGTAATCTCACTGGGCGCATCACCCAACCGGCCGCCGAGACCGTCAAAGCCGCCGTCGGCCGCTTCGCGGACCAACCCATCGCCACCGGGCCTTTGGGTCGAATCGATGATGCTGTGTGGCGCTTCGTTGTCTCCCACCGGCCGGCCGGCAGCCCCGGCCCCACCAGTGAGGGACTGTCCCCGGCACACGCCGGCAGCCCCGCCCCCTGGCAGGCCACCACCTTCGCTGACGGCTTCTTCTACACCATCCACTGGGTAGCGCAGCCCTCCATCGTCGTCACCGCCGGCAGCCTGTTCGCACTCACCCAAGGCATTTTGGGCCTAGATCCCGTCCGCCGCCGCATCCTGGCAACCGGCACCAAGCCCGCCTGGTTTTGGGACGTCACCATGGCGCAAGCCATGACCAGCATCGGGGTGGTCGTTACCGCCCAGGCATGCTCCACCGGGTTTAAAAAACTCTTTGGCCGCCAGCGCCCGCCGGAGATGTTCCGCCTGGCTATCGAAAGCGCCCGCTCCTTCCCCTCCGGGCACATGATCGCCGCCGTGGCCGGCTGTGGCGCACTGCTCGCCCTGCGCTACGCCGGGAAGCGTGCCGCGCACGCAAGCGCCATGGCAACCACCGCGCCGGGTGTGCACGAGCAGAACCCAGCCAGTGCGGCGGACTCCCGTCAGGATGTTGCTTCCCGCACCACCCAGGAACAAGTGCCCCCGGCACTCATTGCCGGCTGTGTGGCCTGGTGCCTCATCGTCGGCTACGACCGCCTTTATATGGGCGTGCACTGGCTCAGCGATCTTCTTGGGGGCGCGGCCATTGGCGGTTTTTGGTCTTTTGTGGCCTGGAAGGCACAAGCCCAGCTGCGGCAACACCGCTAAAAAAACCAAGCGCCTGCCCCACGCACAGCGAGCACGCGCATGGGACAGGCAAGTCTGAAATTGTCTCCACCCGCGCTCGCGGGTGGAAGTCGGGTAGAGGTGCGGTGGCCGATGGGCTGTTTAGGCCTCGTCGAAATAGTGCAACGCACGGGAGAGCAGATTGGTTTTCTCGCCGGGAAGATCCAGGATGAGATCGAAGAAGTCCTGCGGAACCTCATCTGAGCCCGGCTGATCGTGCGCGGTCGGCCCCACGGGTGCGGGCGTGACCACGGCGGTGGGCACCTGACAACGACGATCATCGCTCATAAGCCCCACCGTACAGCTCCCACCGGGTGCCGTACAGGGCTTTGGGGCACAAATTTTCAGCAACAACCATAATTGCTTGTGCATATCACCCCCGGGGTGGGAAAACCGCCCCCGTAGAAAAGTTGATATCACTCGTTCGGTGGTGTTCAATCGCCTGGTAGCACACGTTGCACACCCCCACATCGAACCCCACCCGCACCACCACGTGCCGAAAGAACACCCCGCATGTCAGACGACGCCACCACCGCGCACCCCTCCGGCCTTGATGCGCACCCTTGGTGGTTCACCCTTGCCACCCAAGGGCTGTTGCTCATCATCCTGATCGCCACCGTCGTGGAGGCGATTTTGCTGGCCGGGTGGGTCCTCGACCCGGATGCCATGTGGTGGCAGATCGTCATCCTGCCCCAAACCTGGCTGCTGTCCGGCCAGGCGGACGTGTGGGCCGCCATTTTCTACTCGGTGGCCCACAACATCATCGGCACCTCCATGCGCTATTCCAGCGTCATTCAAGTAACTTTCGCGGTGATCCTCACCGTGAAGTTCCTGCTGCTGGTTTATGCGGGCTGGGGGCGCGGCAACAGTGTGTTGATGTCGGCGCTCAAACTGCTGCTGATTCTGCAGGCACTAGCCAATACCTACATCGTGTTCATTCAGAACTTCGCCATCCCCGCGGTGGGATTGCTTTTTGGGGCTGGCATCAACCTGGCGTTTGTGTGGTTTGTGCACGAGGCTGGCAAAACGCCCCGCGCAGCTGAGCTGTAAAAACCTCCGGCGCGGGCCGGGCTGCAGCCACCGGGATGACTCCCACCGGTGATGAAGGGCAGCTAGTGCAGTCCTGCGCGTTTTTTCGTCAAGGAGGTCGCCGGTGCGGTGAAGGGATCATCTGGCCAGGGATGCTTGGGGTAGCGACCCTTCATTTCCTTTTTCACGTCCTGATAGGTGCCGGCGAAAAAGCCGGGAAGATCGGCGGTGACCGCCAGGGGGCGTCCAGCAGGGGAGAGCAGGTGGACTGTCAGCGCAATGCCCGGGGCAATAATCATGGGGGTTTCCGGCGCGGGATCTTTGACCACCTGTGAGCGCCCCACCACGGGGTGCGAGGTGATGCCGAAACACTCCTGCAGCTTCAATGACACCTGCGGATGCTCGCCCGAGTAGTCGATGGGCACCACGCGCCCGGAGGGGGCTTCCCATCCGGCGGGAAGAAGCTCACCCATGACTTGCTGATACTGCCACGGCACCAGGCGACGCACAGCGGCCGTCATGTCGACTTTGGCTAGCGCCATCCCGCCGGCAACGGCCTCGCACTCGGGTGCGAGCCACTGCACGGCATCCGCCGTCAGCGAGTCCTCATCAACAGCCGGCCACAGGCCGCCGAGGTAGTCATGGGCGAAACGCAGACGCGCAAGCAACGCCTGGGTCTCGGCGGAGGAGAAGTCCGGAAACAGTGCCGGGCCTTGCGTAGCGATGGCGTCCTCAAGGGCTGCGGCCAGGGTGTGCGGGGTGAGCTTGACCGGCTGGGAGCTCAACTCGATCGCGCCGATTCGACGCACCGCGCGCCCCCGGATCACCGGTGTGCTTCCACTGGAATCGACCTGGGCCGTCGTGGTGGTCTCAAGGGGCATGATCGCCAAGACGTCACCCTCGTCGATGCGTGCTGCTGCGCGCACCACGGGCAGGCGTGGGGCACCTTGTGTCCCAACACCATCGGCACGATCCACGGAGGCGATGGCCAACCACTGGGCATCCTGCAGGCCCACATCGTGGGGCACTCGCACGCGGGTCCCGCCGGTGGTGAGAAACACCGGCTCACCGCCGGATGCGCCGTGGCCGGTGGTTTCCGACACCCGCCGCGCCAGACGGTGCGGGTAGGCCAGACCGACGACCACACCAGCTGTCGGAGGTAAATTTTCCACCGCGGTGAAACCTTGGGTGCCTTCGCGCAGCTCACGGTAGCGCTGCCCATGCGTGGCAGCCAGACGCGCGAGGCGCTTTTCCTGCGGATGCTTAAGCGCGCGTGCGATATCACCGCGCGGGTCGTCGCCCACCACGGCCGCAATGGGCGCGGCCTTTTCACCCAAAATGAACAGCGCATGCGCTAGGCGTGGATCGACCGGAACCCGCGCCAAAAGCTCGCCAGAGGCAGTCACATGCCCAGTAGCATCCACCGCACCAATTGCCCGCAAAGACTCCTCAGCACGCACCACCGCGCGCTGTGGCGGGGCATCCAACAGCGGCAGGCCTTCCGCGCGTGGAGTTCCCCAGCACGCCCACACCAGCGCCATCTGCGTC encodes the following:
- a CDS encoding S1 family peptidase, with product MTNRALGKIAALLLAATAFVAPAATAHAQGSSTADGLPAGNQQSGSNAVDLIDSLGAPQQFDAIVRIGNCSGSIIALPDSKDTDPALILTNGHCYNLKMRDGDVVTNMPVREKAYLFTGPNPRRVGTLPVNKALYATMTDSDIAIYRVGMSYRDIYRYYRTVPRVLSDVAPTVGDNLHVTSGYWKRTWDCTFDGIADKVQESGWTWEGVTRMVGPSCKTQPGSSGSPVLNDAGKIVAVNNAGNFDGAACRNNNACENNDGNITVIPGARYATRTDQVPGCFSGSEVNMAKPECTLPGGAAYSGHALQLN
- a CDS encoding phosphatase PAP2 family protein, which translates into the protein MNPLTQAVLSQATKLLTRTTAAAPQALDSASELARNLTGRITQPAAETVKAAVGRFADQPIATGPLGRIDDAVWRFVVSHRPAGSPGPTSEGLSPAHAGSPAPWQATTFADGFFYTIHWVAQPSIVVTAGSLFALTQGILGLDPVRRRILATGTKPAWFWDVTMAQAMTSIGVVVTAQACSTGFKKLFGRQRPPEMFRLAIESARSFPSGHMIAAVAGCGALLALRYAGKRAAHASAMATTAPGVHEQNPASAADSRQDVASRTTQEQVPPALIAGCVAWCLIVGYDRLYMGVHWLSDLLGGAAIGGFWSFVAWKAQAQLRQHR
- the hrpB gene encoding ATP-dependent helicase HrpB, whose translation is MKFLFPVEDIGHGLPVSRIVSSIPTHLRQHQRAIITAPPGTGKTTLVPPVVANMLGQCSPTRPQVVVVAPRRVAVRAAARRLAQLSDTSLGDVVGYQVRGENHPGSVVTFVTPGVLIRRLLDDPELHGVGAVIVDEVHERQLDTDVALALALEAAELIEDLHVVAMSATIDARKFSRLMGDAPIIDTPAVLHPLEVIYSPAAGRLAVSREFLQHVAHEAASQFAQQSAQGYSVLVFVPGVREIRIVMDALADRGVNAYPLHGRLTPQEQDAAMYTDEPRVVVSTAVAESSVTVPGVRAVVDAGLSRAPRRDHGRDMAGLVTVSCARPQAEQRAGRAGREGPGVVVRCFSALDFQKLADGVTPEIVVSDLTQMALVWACWGTPRAEGLPLLDAPPQRAVVRAEESLRAIGAVDATGHVTASGELLARVPVDPRLAHALFILGEKAAPIAAVVGDDPRGDIARALKHPQEKRLARLAATHGQRYRELREGTQGFTAVENLPPTAGVVVGLAYPHRLARRVSETTGHGASGGEPVFLTTGGTRVRVPHDVGLQDAQWLAIASVDRADGVGTQGAPRLPVVRAAARIDEGDVLAIMPLETTTTAQVDSSGSTPVIRGRAVRRIGAIELSSQPVKLTPHTLAAALEDAIATQGPALFPDFSSAETQALLARLRFAHDYLGGLWPAVDEDSLTADAVQWLAPECEAVAGGMALAKVDMTAAVRRLVPWQYQQVMGELLPAGWEAPSGRVVPIDYSGEHPQVSLKLQECFGITSHPVVGRSQVVKDPAPETPMIIAPGIALTVHLLSPAGRPLAVTADLPGFFAGTYQDVKKEMKGRYPKHPWPDDPFTAPATSLTKKRAGLH